The following is a genomic window from Pirellulales bacterium.
AGCCGAGGAGCCTGCGTCGCCCGGGGCCGAACAGCTTGTAGGGCCATGCCGTCAGCAGCCAGAAATCGAACCAGCGCGACAATACCGGCGAAATCACGGTCTTGCTGTCAGTGATACTTAGGCCAGCGCTTTCCGTCATTTCTTCCCAGTGCGCGCGGCTGTGCATCGCGTGGTGTTCAAAGAGGTAATCCAGCAGGCGCACGTAGGTCCGACCGATAAACTCGGCGCCGCAATTCCGGCAGAGCGACGGATACAACATCGACTTTCCCAGGCAAGGCAACACGATCGTCGCGACAAACATTCCACCCGGCCGGAGAACACGGCATACCTCGCGAAGTGACCGGCGCGGCTCGGCCAAGTGCTCGCATACGGAAACGGCTAGAACGGTTCCCATCGACGCATCACGAAACGGCAACCGCGACGCGTCTCCCTGCGCCAACGCGCGGTGCGCGCCGTTGCGCGCCGCGGCACGCAGTTGGTGCAGTCGCAAATCCACACCAATGTCGAGCGGTATGCGCAAGGCAGCTCTTGCAAACATGCCGTCGCCAACACCTAAATCGAGCACAGGACGCAGCAGCGGAAGGCAGGCGAGATGGCGGCACTCGGCCGCGCGGAACAAAGCGAGCGCAAGAGGAGACCGCGATAGGTAATTGCTGAATATCTCATATGGCCCAACGACGCTGAGGCGAGTTTCGTCGGGCGGGACGGCTGCGTCATGCGCGGTCTCCACAGATCGTAACGCACGTACCGGGTCATACCGTTTCTTACAGAGTAACATTGATCCTCAAACGATTTGGCGAAAGAACTGTAACAAACGTCTATGCGCGTACACCAGCGCTATGTCAGTAAAAGGGCCGGTTTAGAGAGAACAGAAGGGTATACAAGCCGAGCAAGGCGGCTCCCGCGAGCGCAAGAGCGGCGGCGGCCATTGCGGGAAGGCGCGCGACAAGTCGTCCCATGATGAGGTACGCGGGAAACACCGCAACGGCGAACCGTGCTTGCCCGACCATGCACCCCTCGAAACCGCGGCAACAATAAGGCATTGCGAGTAGGCCCGCCGATGTCAGCGTTTCGTACGCAGACAACCACCCCCTGCGTGCGCCGAAGATGACCAGGGCCGACGTTAGTACGAAAAAGATCGGATTGGCGAACTGGAGGCTGAGCAGGGGCGATGTCGCGCCGAAGCGGCGCCAGAAGCCCGGTGAGGTGGGATCGAACACTCCCCAAAGCGGTGCGGCGGCTAGAAGGCTTGCAACCTTCTCGCCTGGGCTGGTCGGAGCGAGAACGCGACACTCGCTCTGCGCTTTCGCGAACGCTAGCGCGTCGCCAAATGAGGCATGCTGGTAAACCATGAATCCTGCGATTCCCCAGAGCGCCAGCGGTGCGGAATAGGCGAGCCGAGAGAAAAGCGATCGCGCATCTGGCGACGTGCGCATAATCGACAGAAGCAGCGGCAAGACAAGAACCAGACCGACCGCTCTCGTCCCTGTAGCGGCACCGACGAGCGCTGACCGAATGAATATGGGCCACTCGGCCTCGATGGCATAAAGCGCCGCTAAGGCGGTCAGTAAGAACGTCGATTCCGAGTAGGCCATGCGGCAGAAAAACGTGGTCGGAAGCAGTCCAAACGTCAGCAAAGTGTAAACGGTCCCCCTCTCACATCGACGGCGCACCTCGCTGCGGTCGACGAAACCCTCGCCTGCCGAGCCAGCGGCTGCCTGGCATTCGAACCGCGCCCGCGCGTACGCCGACATGACGACGAACGCCCCGGCGAGCGCTGCATTCGAGACCGCAACCAATGACCAGCAGGTTGAAAGCCCTGTTACCGTGGCGACCGCGCGGGCCGCGAGGGGATATCCGGGAAAAAAGGCAACTGTCGACAGCGCGCCCGGTCGGTACGAGTAGCCACAACGGGCGATCTCTGCGTAGCGCATCCCATCGTATCTGGTCAAGGCTTCCAGGCACCCGCGCGGGCGCTGGCAATCGGCGAGTTCTCCGGACAACCGCGCGGCCAGGAACACCGGCGCGCTAGTCACAGCGTACGCAATCAGACCAAGCATGAGCGTCCGTTTCATGATTTCCCCGTTCGCAGCCGATGCGACCACTGCGCGAACGCGCGCAACTGGAGGGGCAGCCTGCTCGCGGCAATCCCGACACAGGCGAGGCCGCAAATCGTGGCAATACCCACCACAGCCCAAGCTGCCACGCCGGTTGACCTACCGCTTCGGGAGACAACCAAACGCCGCCGCGCCGTATGTGCGAGGCGGTTTAGCTGGCATTCCGCGCTGCCCGGCATAAAGGACAGCGTCCGTGCATCCCAGTCGGCAACGATGGCGCCCGGCGGCGGCTCAAAAACGAACAGTTCGTCGATCTTTCCAGAGTTCGCCTTGATTTCGCTCACGGTGAATGTGGCGTCCGACAAGATTTTCCTTTCGCCTGCCCCATTATTCCGCCGCCAAACCTGCTGCCTGACGCGGCGCGGGAGCCACGCGCCGTTCAGCACCTCGACGAACTCCTGGTTCGCAAATCGCACCTCCAACGGCGGTTCGACAAACTTGAGCCGCCGCTCAATGAGCGTGTATGAACGCTCCACGTCGAGCCATACTTCATCCGCGTGCGACGTTGTTTCGCGCATTATGTGGCAGCAGCGGCGCCCGCGGACCACGGCGTGATCGTCGACGATCTTCAGATCGGGCATCTCCAAGAACGCGGCGATGGGAACCAGGGGTTCTTTTTCCAATGCCCCTGGACCTGCGATTAGCGGCCCCCCGAGCGGCGGCCACCACCCTATGCAGCGCATGTAGACGTTGAAGTAAGCGTCGTCGAGTTTCCGGTTAAGCGAGGGATCCGCCATCCGCGCGGACGTCTTCGCGTAAGCGTTCACCGGCCAGT
Proteins encoded in this region:
- a CDS encoding class I SAM-dependent methyltransferase yields the protein MFRAAECRHLACLPLLRPVLDLGVGDGMFARAALRIPLDIGVDLRLHQLRAAARNGAHRALAQGDASRLPFRDASMGTVLAVSVCEHLAEPRRSLREVCRVLRPGGMFVATIVLPCLGKSMLYPSLCRNCGAEFIGRTYVRLLDYLFEHHAMHSRAHWEEMTESAGLSITDSKTVISPVLSRWFDFWLLTAWPYKLFGPGRRRLLGWPSWSTAALWRWLSAVESRDADDGGVLYLIAHKPDLRRTE
- a CDS encoding mannosyltransferase family protein; the encoded protein is MKRTLMLGLIAYAVTSAPVFLAARLSGELADCQRPRGCLEALTRYDGMRYAEIARCGYSYRPGALSTVAFFPGYPLAARAVATVTGLSTCWSLVAVSNAALAGAFVVMSAYARARFECQAAAGSAGEGFVDRSEVRRRCERGTVYTLLTFGLLPTTFFCRMAYSESTFLLTALAALYAIEAEWPIFIRSALVGAATGTRAVGLVLVLPLLLSIMRTSPDARSLFSRLAYSAPLALWGIAGFMVYQHASFGDALAFAKAQSECRVLAPTSPGEKVASLLAAAPLWGVFDPTSPGFWRRFGATSPLLSLQFANPIFFVLTSALVIFGARRGWLSAYETLTSAGLLAMPYCCRGFEGCMVGQARFAVAVFPAYLIMGRLVARLPAMAAAALALAGAALLGLYTLLFSLNRPFY